The sequence TGGCGGTGTCCATTTTGGAAGGACCTTCCAGCGACTGCACCCAGAAAGCAATTGAACAAGTTCTCAAGCCTATGCTGGAAGAACAGGGTCTCGGAAGAGCTTGGACAAGGATCGAAACCGGGGAAAGCAAGATCGATTGGGAGAAACATAATCGAATCGAGAAGATTGCAGAGCTGCGTAATAGGGCACTTGCACCGTTATGGCAAGGGGTAAATGATCAAAAGTGGGAGAACGAAATTGAAGCGGTAGTTTTTTTCAATGATGTGTATTTGCATGCGGCGGATATACTTGAAGTGCTTTATCAACatgtgaagaatgaagcCGGGATTACTACCGCCATGGattggtggaagaagagaccaGAGTATTATTACGATATCTGGGTAGGGCGAACAGTGAGTCATCATTTATTACTTGTTTGCACGCACTTCCACTGCATCATGCACAACTGACCCATTACCTTGATGACAGATCGACACGGGCGATCTATTCTACCCTATCGACAACCCTTGGTGGTCCCCATCTTCGGATCTATTTCCCAACTCCCCCAACTCTCTTACCGCCTACTCTCACCTTGAACCATTCCAAGCGTTTTCGTCATGGAACGCTCTCGCCGTCTTATCACCTGAaccattccttcctcctcacaaCGTCCGTTTTAGGAGAGGCGATgtcaaaagggaagagtgtGCAGCAAGTGAGTGTACGCTGATCGCTAGTGATTTTTGGAAAGTCGGGTTTGGGAAAGTAGCTGTCGTGTCTAGTGTTCAGGTAGGtcattctttcctcttgcGGGGTTCTGTTGGCAGCTGGGTAGTTGGATGCTAATGCAGATGATGGCATCGTGTAGCTAGCATACGAGCGGGATGTTGTAAAGGATATCATTGAAGATGTGGGAAAACAGAAAGAACAGTTGGGATGGGTTGATGGTGTCCCTCCTGAACATTTGGACGTCGAGATTGAATGGACAACAAAGTAAGTTGGACATACAAATCAATGTGTTACAATGATATgcaagaagggaaagactGATCATAGGTTGCAGACCTCCTGAAAAAGTCCGATGCCATGCCTGGCCAGAAATTAACGGATTAAGTGCAAACGTCTGGAAAGAGACAAAATGGGTAAAGCCCTGGTCAGAGTGATCTCTTTATAGATGTTCCTCACATTCATGTAGTATCTAGCACTAGTTTTGTCCGGTGCTTGACAAGATTCAATATATACAACTCTACAGGCGTGTTATCGACCGTGTGCGCCCAACCAAAAATTCAAATCATTCAAATAGCGAGTTTATACATACAAACATTATAGCATCTAGTCGgattccttctcctccttctcaccgTTGACGTCAAGTGCCTCAGCCTTCTCTACAAGCTCATCAACCACCTCggcctcatcttcaacaaccTCGTCTCCTACAGACATCTTgatctccttcccctccccttcaccttcttcttcgtcatctccgCCTTCGACCTTGTACAGGTACCCCTCGATCCAACCTgaaacttcttctttgccttcacCGGCGAACATGGATTCAAGGAAAGCGTCTCGGCCGGAAGCGTTCTTTTGCTGTAATTtccaaagaagacaaaCAATTTAAAGTCAGCGTGTTTTCTCATATCCAGACAAATCTATTTTTCCCCATACTTCCTGCAGTCCATGATATCATGGACGTGATCGAGATGGAAAATGACAAAGATaaagacagaagaagaataggACTCACCTTTAACAACGGAAGACCACCTCCCTGTTCCTGGGGCCAATTGACAAGCGCCTTGACACATTCGGTATTATTGTTGGCCACAGCGTAGTGCATAGCTGGAGATC is a genomic window of Cryptococcus tetragattii IND107 chromosome 7, whole genome shotgun sequence containing:
- a CDS encoding alpha-1,3-mannosyltransferase CMT1 yields the protein MFRNTFKNLHPRPATPLLPTSSHTASQSKRPFFVLSVVLGSIFFLSFLSHPDPSARRFQWPGLFPSPPPPVIHTKDYFLERALNATSKAFRETCPSAGDPVHLDPDLTEAQKKRYLPLKRPTKGRYLLVTNTRQIEAHLPDLLNTLIVLLRYLNPEHLAVSILEGPSSDCTQKAIEQVLKPMLEEQGLGRAWTRIETGESKIDWEKHNRIEKIAELRNRALAPLWQGVNDQKWENEIEAVVFFNDVYLHAADILEVLYQHVKNEAGITTAMDWWKKRPEYYYDIWVGRTIDTGDLFYPIDNPWWSPSSDLFPNSPNSLTAYSHLEPFQAFSSWNALAVLSPEPFLPPHNVRFRRGDVKREECAASECTLIASDFWKVGFGKVAVVSSVQLAYERDVVKDIIEDVGKQKEQLGWVDGVPPEHLDVEIEWTTKPPEKVRCHAWPEINGLSANVWKETKWVKPWSE